The Nitrospira sp. genome segment CGTCAGGAAGCGGCGGAAACGTTCGCTCCGTTGGGTGAGCTGATGACCAAGATGCTGTTGTTCGGCTCTGTGGTACTGATGGGGCTGGGGGGAATCGGAGTCATCGTCGCCCGCCGGATCGCGAGGCCGATTCGGCTGTTGCACGAAGGAGTGCAGCAGATCGGGAGCGGTCGCTTGGAGCAGCGGGTGGAGTTGAAGACCGGCGATGAAATCGAGGGGCTTGCCCAGGCCTTCAATCAGATGGCGTTCAATCTGCAACGTTCGTTCGGACAGCTGGAACAACGGATAACGGAGGTCCGGCAGTTAGAGGAGAAATATCGCGATTTGATCGAACATGCTCCGGAAATGATCTGTCAACTCGATCGCGGCGGTCGACTGGTGCACGTCAATAAGACCGGCCTCGACAAACTCGGATATACCCACGATGAGATGCTCGGCATGAAGCTATGGGATTGTGTTCCCAACGGACAGGAATTGAACGTATTGCACTTCCTGGAACGGCTTGTGTCACAGGGGCAAAGCTCGATGGAAACAGTGTTGTTGGCCAAGGATGGCCGGTTGATGGATGTGGAGGTTCATGGGACGGCACTGTTCGATCAAGCGCGAGGCGGGCTGATTCACTCGCGTGCGTTCGTTCGAGATGTGACCGAACGGCGTCGGTTGGAGCAGCAGATACAGCGGTATACCGTGGGATTGGAACAGGCGGTGTCGGAGCGTACGCAGCAGCTGACGGTCTCGCAAGCCCGCTACAAGGCCTTGTTCGACTTCGTGGCCGATTCTGTTTTTATGGTGAGTGCAACGGGGTCCATCGTTGCCGTCAATGAACGGGAAGAGCGGGTGCTCGGTTATGCCGAGTCGAAGATCGTCGGGAAGAACTTTCTCGACATCGTACCGGACGCGTACCACCGGGCTTTCACGGGTTGGTTGTGCGATGTCAGTACGGAGCAACGGCAGGTCGTCACTCAGGAGATGACCGTGTACCACGCCGATCGCGATGAGATTCCCGTGGAAATGGACTTGATCCGCGTGGGTGGGACCGAACCATTGCTTGTGATGGTGCAGCTTCGCGATATTACCGATCGGAAGAAGCTCGAGCGCCAACTCCAATCATACCGAGAAGATCTCGAGCTGAAAGTTCGGGAGCGCACCAGAGAAATCGAAGAGACCAAGCAGTACTTGGAAAATTTGCTCGAGAATGCCAACGACGTCATCTATACACTCGATCTGGATCAACAGTTCACCTATGTCAACGGCAAGGTCAATGCCTGGGGGTATCGCAAAGATGATTTGATCGGTCGGCCATATCTCTCGCTCCTTTCACGGCGTCATCGGGGACGGCGTCTCAAGAGCACATTAGATATCGGAGCCAAGCAGGTGTACGAGGTCGAAGTCGTGACTCGGCTGGGTGAAGTGCGTGCCGTCATGGTCAGTGTCTCTCCTCTTCAAGGGGTTGACGGGGAAATCCTTGGAGTGCTCGGCATCGCGCGTGACATGACGGAGACCAAGAAGCTGGAGCGACAGATTCGTCATGCGGAAAAACTGGCCTCAATCGGCCAATTGGCGGCTGGGGTGGCCCATGAAATCAACAATCCATTGGGGGGAATCCTCAATTGTCTCTACAACCTTCGAAAAGGTCCCCTCTCCCCGGCACGTCAAGAGGAATACTGGGTTTCCATGGAACATGGCGTTCGACGTGTTCAAAAAATCGTTCGGCAGTTGCTTGATTTTTCACAGCAGCACGAACCGGCATTCAGCCCGGCCGATATCAATCGAATCGTCGATCAGGTCCTGGGACTGACCACCCATCTCTTTGTTCCCAATCGGATTCGCTTGGAAACCGTTCCTGGGGATGGCTTGCCCAACGTGATGGTTGATCGGCATATGATCGAACAGGTCTTGATGAACTTGATCTTGAACGCCGTGCAAGCCATGAAAAACGGCGGAGTGCTGACGATCAGAACATCCGTGGCCGAGGGCGTCTGCCGGGTTGAGGTGAACGATACGGGTTCGGGCATTCCTGCATCCGTCCTCCCACGGGTCTTTGATCCCTTCTTCACGACCAAAGGGGAAGGGGAGGGGACAGGACTGGGTCTTTCGGTCAATCTCGGCATCGTGGAACGTCATGGCGGGAAAATTTTGGTCGAGAGCGAGGTCGGAAAGGGAACGACCTTCACATTGTGCCTGCCCGTGTCACGAGAACGTACCTTTGCGGAGAAGGAGGCATGAAAGGGTTGACTATTCTGGTGGTCGACGATGAGCCTTTGATGCGGCTTTCCATGATGGATGCATTGGAGGCTGTCGGTTGCGATGTCCGGGCGGTACCGACCGGTACGGAAGGGGTCGACGCGATCCGAGAGAAGACATTTGATGTGGTGATCACCGACCTCCGGTTACCGGGTGTGGATGGGCTGACCGTGCTCCAGACGGCCAAAGACAATGAGTCCCAGACCGAGGTGCTCGTGATTACCGCACATGGATCGGTCGAAACAGCTGTTGAAGCCATGAAACTGGGAGCATTTGACTACATCACGAAGCCCTTCCAGATGGAGGAATTGCTCCTGATCGTCGAGCGGGTCAGCGGCATGATCACACTCCGTCGCGAAAATCAGGATCTCAAACACCAGCTCGAAGACAAGTTCTGTTTCAACGGCATTTTAGGGGCGAACAGTCAGATGCGCGCCGTGCTGGACAAGATCAAGCTCGTGGCTGAGACCGATTCCACCGTCCTGATCGTCGGGGAGAGCGGGACGGGCAAGGAACTTGTCGCCAATGCGCTGCATCAGAACAGTTCGCGAAAAGGGTATCCGCTGATCAAAGTCAGCTGCGCCGCGTTGCCGGAGACGTTGCTGGAAGCGGAACTCTTCGGTCACGAGAAAGGCGCCTTTACTGGTGCCCTGCGTCAGCGTCGGGGGCGATTCGAAATGGCGAATCGAGGGACCTTGTTCCTGGATGAAATCGGCGAAATCTCGCCTGTGGTGCAGGTGAAGCTCTTACGTGTCCTGCAGGAGCGTACTTTCGAACGGGTGGGGAGCAATGAGCCTATGGAAACGGATGTGCGGCTCGTGTGCGCCACGCAGAAAGACTTGCGCAAAGAGGTGGCTCAGGGCCGGTTCCGTGAAGACCTCTTTTACCGCCTCAACGTCGTGCCGGTCGTCGTTCCACCGCTCAGGCAACGGCAAGAGGACATTATGGTGATTGCCGATCATGTCCTCGAAACATGCTCGCTGAAGCTGAACAAACAGCTGCGCGGGTTTTCCCAGCAGGCGCGTGAATTGTTGCTTCGTTATTCGTATCCAGGGAATGTGCGGGAGTTAGAAAATATGGTCGAGCGGGCTGTGGCTCTCGGTCGAGATCGTGCCGCGGTTCAACCGGCCGACCTCTGTGGATTTCAAGCTTGCCCATTCTTGGGGGGCGTCCCACAGGAATCCTGCGGCTTCTGTAGCGAAGGTTTGACCGGAGGGAAAAAGAAGAAAGATGCGACCCTGACATCGCTTGCTGCCGCGCGAGAACGATTTGAGAAGGACTACATTGTCTCCGTATTGGAACGTGTCGATGGAAGCCGCACGACAGCCTCCAGAATCTTGGGACTGTCCAGAAAAGCTCTTTGGGAAAAATGCAAACGCTATGGTATTCCGTCGGCACACGGCGACGCTGAGGATGAAAGCTGAAGGCCGCTCATCCCCATACCGACGAGATTCCAAGTTGTCGCCTGGTCGTGGGGGAGGGCCGTCGTGTTAAAGGATGTCACGTACTTGATGTAGGAGGAATCATGAATGTTTGGCGCCAAGTCATTCTTATCTCGTGGGGTGTCGTTCTCCTAGCGGGAGCCGTGTCTGCAGCTGAACCGGCAGAAGTGGAGAAGTTCGTCAACGCCCGAATCGAGATCGGTGAGATGATGACGAACTATTTCAAAGATGGCCAGAGCTATGGGGAGGGGCAGCGCCCGTCCCAGGAGCAAATGCGACAAATGGGAGCAGACATCACCGCCAAGCTCACCGCGCTTCTCGCCAAGTACGATCTGACGCTCGATGAATATCGCAAGCGCAGCCCGGAGGTGTTTGCGGATGATGCGGCGGTCAAGCGCTATCTCAACGAGCATCCGGACCTCAAACAACGCTACGAGGCGCTTCCACTCGACCGAATGGGGCGGGGCGGCAGTACCGGGCGGGGGTATTAGGTCCGATGGCATCGTCTTCTCAGGCCGAAACCGCTCAATTTTCCGGTGGTGATCCCTTCTGAGGAACTCCCAGAGAGAAGGCTGCATACCCATGGAATACACACACCTTGGCCGGTCCGGAGTGAAAGTCAGCCGACTCTGTCTAGGCACGATGAATTTCGGTCCGCAGACGAACGAGCCGGACAGCTTCGCACTGATGGATCGGGCATTGGATCTCGGCATCAATTTTTTTGATACGGCGAATGTGTACGGCTGGAAACTCGGTGAAGGCTGGACAGAGCAGATCATCGGACGTTGGTTCGCACAAGAGGGAGGCCGTCGGGATAAGGTGGTGCTGGCTACGAAAGTGTACGGTCGCATGGGCGAATGGCCGAATCAGTCACGCCTCTCGGCCGTACACATCAAACGAGCTTGCGAGGACAGTCTCCGACGGTTGAAGACCGACTGGATAGATGTGTATCAAATGCATCATGTCGATCGGGAAACACCGTGGGAAGAAATCTGGCAAGCGATGGAACAGTTAGTCAGGGAAGGCAAGGTGGTGTATGTGGGCAGCAGCAATTTCGCCGGTTGGCACTTGGCCCAAGCTCAGGAAGCCGCACGGAGCCGTAACTTTTTGGGGCTGGTGTCGGAACAAAGCCTTTATAACCTCAATGAGCGTACCATTGAACTGGAAGTCATCCCTGCCTGTGAGGCCTACGGCATCGGTCTCATCCCATGGAGTCCCCTGGGAAGGGGCCTCTTGGCCGGTGTCCTTCAGTCAGACAACATTGGTCGGCGCGCGGACGCGGATCTGAAACAAGCGGTGATCAAGTCCCGTCCCAAATTGGAAGCTTACGAGGGGCTGTGCGCACGGATTGGTGAAAGACCGGCGAATGTCGCACTTGCCTGGCTATTGCATCAACGGGCAGTTACTTCACCTATTATCGGACCTCGCACCATGGAACAGCTGGAGGGGGCTATGAAGGCACTCAGTCTTTCTCTCAGTAGCGACATCTTGAAGCAACTGGACGAACTCTTTCCTGGGCCCGGTGGAACTGCGCCGGAGTCCTATGCCTGGTAGGTCACTCATCTTTTGTTTCAGCTTCTTCTTCCAACATGATGAGTATCCGATTTCATCCTACCTTCACAGCGTCCTCTTCGGCGACCTCGCATAAAGGATACGGTTGTGCCTGTGGCCGACCATTCGGCTCTGGATTTGAGAAATTGGTCCCTAGATCTTTGTCCTATTTGATGGAGCCGTCTTTCTTCATCTAAGCTCTTGACAGATACGAAACCTCGCTCCTGACGCTGAGAGCAACCATCCACAGAAAAGTCTTGAACCTGTGGATAGTGACCCGAACGGTGGCAATAGTCAGTGGATGGCGGGCAGTGATCATATGATGTCAAGCAGATTTTTCTAGGTATACGTGAAAATATACAGAAGTATCACGTAGACCACTATTACTGGTGGTCCTGCCGATATGGAGCGGATGCCTAAAAAATAGGCGATCCGATGAATAAGTACGCCATTCGCACCATCTTTCCAGCACAAAGCGACTTGCCCACATGGTTATCCACAGAAGATGGGGAGTGGGAATTTTCATGCCAGGTTCGCAGATAATTCGTATTCCATGGGAAAAGTTTTATCGGATCTCTGGAAGCTCTCATTCGGTTCTGAGGTCAAAAGCTACTAAAGTCGGGACGACGAGAAGGAAAATACGGAGAGGGGGGACAAAACAGTTGTCATGCGTAAGGCGGAGTATGCCCCGGCTTCCACTTGATGCTGCAGCCGATGCTTGGTCGCTGGGTACCGCCGATAGGCTTGCCGACGAGCACGGCTTGGATGGCAGTGCGGAGATCACGGCCGGTCACAGGCTTATTATTACCGGGACGACTCTCATCCAATTGTCCACGATACACCAGCCGCCTGTCACGATCGAAGAGGTAGAAGTCCGGAGTGCAGGCGGCGCGATAGGCTTTCGCAACCTCCTGCGTTTCGTCGTGACAGAAGGGAAAGGTAAAGTTCAAACGTAAGGCCATTTCTTTGAGCTTGGGCGGGGCGTCGTCGGGATACCCGATAGGGTCATTGCTGCTGATGGCGATGATCCCCAAACCCGTGTCTCTATAGTCGAGCCCGATCTTGGCGAGCTCCTGCTCGACATGGACCACGTAGGGACAGTGCCGGCAGATGAACATCACCAAGAGCGCGGTCTTATCGGCAAATGATTCGAGTGAATAGGTCTGCCCGCTCACCACGTCACGCAGTGAGAAGCGCGGTGCGGCTGTTCCCACTGGGAGCATGGCGGATGATGTTGCCACAGGGACACCTCCTTTGTGATGCTAGAAGATGGCGCATCTTCGTAGTTGCGTCAAGTGGCTGCGAGGGGGGCTGTTTTTTTCTCCATAACTGAGTGAGAGGATATGCTGCCGCACATCTCTTGGTGGTGTGGGCAAGCCATGACAGAGATGAGTTGTCCCGTTGACGAAAGGAGGACGAACATGCGGATTGTCCAGCTGTTGGTGCTGCTGATGCTGGCGTTTCCGGCTGTGACGCAGGCGCATGATGAGACGAAGCCCGACACGCCGACCCTTACGGTCAGCGAAACCGGAACGATGACGCACGCGCCGGATACGGCTTACGTGACATTCGGTTTGGACAGTCCCGGTAAAGTACTCGCCGAGGCGCAGAGGCGGAACAGCGCCGCCATGAGCAACGTCATGGATCGGCTGCGGGAGTTACAGATCGGCAAGGAGCGGATACAAACCTCGTCCTTTACGGTCACCCCCCAGTATCGGCCGCCGGCTAAACGTTCGGCTGATGCGCCGTCTGCTCCGCCGGAAATCATCGGGTATGTCGTCAACAACATGGTGACGGTGGAAATCCGCGCCCTCGACGGAGTCGGCACGGTAATTGAGGAGGTCTTGAAGGCCGGTGCGAACAGCTTTCAGGGGTTGCATTGGGGGTTGCGCGACGAACAACCGGCACGGCTGAGCGCATTGAAACAGGCCGCGGCTAAGGCGCGTGAGAGAGCGGCAGCCCTGAGCGAGGCGCTGCACGTGAAACTCGTGCGGATTGTATCGGTCAATGAGGGTGGCCATATGATCAGGCCTGTCTCTCCCGTGGCACGCATGGCGATGGATGCGGGCGCAGGCGAGGTGCCGATCTCGCCGGGGGAGCTGAAGGTTGAGGCAACAGTGACGCTCGTCTACGAAATCGCTCCGAACTGAGGTGTATTCTCGTGAATAAGCAGAAACTGCTCGCCAAGGCATTGGCCGGCTCAAAAAATCTGCGGTTCACCGAAGCCGTCGCGCTCGCGAAAGCGTTCGGTTATCGTTTGGCGAGGACCAAAGGAAGCCATCACATTTTCGTTCATCCTAAAATCAAGGAACTGATCAACCTTCAAGAAGTCGGAGGCAAGGCAAAGCCGTATCAAGTACGTCAGTTGCTGGATATCGTGGAACGGTATAATCTACTGCTGGAATTGGGAGATGAGCCATGAAGGATTATCACATCAACATCTTCTACAGCGACGCCGACAAGGGCTACATCGCCGACATTCCTGATCTCGAAGCCTGCTCCGCTTTCGGCAAAACTCCGGCAGAGGCGCTCAGGCATGCGCAGCTGGCCAAGAAGGCTTGGGTGGAAGCAGCCCGTGCCGAAGGCAAACCGATTCCTCGTCCACGGTACCGGCCTGTGATTTATCAGACCGGCTCATGATCGTTTCCATGAACGTTGAAGAGTTGGATCCCGAGCTGTGTGCTTGGCGAGAGCGACACGACACTCCCACCAAGGTGGCGTCTACTCCTGAATTCGACACCGTCTAGGCCGTCTTTCCCTATTCAGATCTTCTAGGGTCTCATGGCCAAGCAGCAGGATTGGAGTCCGCTCCAGCCTTCAGCTCTGGTGGCGATGCCTCTTCCGGCTCTTCGCCAGCCGGTTGACTGATAACTTGACTAATACTTGACTCATCTACTCTGCTCCATCCTCCTGCACCGTTGTCATAGAGACATTCTCTTGTTTCTGAGAATCAGTAACTGAAGGCCAATGACTTCTTTCGATGAAAACGGTATTCTTCGGCCCCATTCGGAACGGTATCTGGACGAGAAGTTCTCTATGGAGCAAGCACCTTCCATTGTTTCCTCACTCATCGAACGGTTTGAGGGCCAGCGGGAGGCCTACAAAAGTCAGGGCTATAACGAGACACAACTGCGCCGTGAGTTTCTCGATCCCTTCTTCGAGGCTCTCGGTTGGGACGTAGCCAACAAGCAGAGTCATGCTGAAGCCTACAAGGATGTCATCCATGAAGATGCGATCAAGATCGGCGGCAACACCAAAGCGCCCGACTACTGTTTTCGCATCGGCGGCGCACGAAAATTCTTCCTTGAAGCGAAAAAACCCTCCATCAATATCAAGGATGAACCCAGCCCCGCCTATCAGCTGCGCCGCTATGCCTGGTCGGCCAAGCTGCCGCTGTCGATTCTGACGGACTTTGAAGAATTTGCCGTCTACGACTGCAGGACTCGCCCCAATCCGTCCGACAAACCCAGCGCCGGACGCATTCTCTATCTCACCTATCAGGACTATCTCGCCCAATGGGATCAGCTTGCCTCCATCTTTGCCAAGGAGGCGGTGCTCAAGGGTTCCTTCGACAAATACGCCGTCACGGACCGGAAACGCGGGACGGCCACCGTCGATGCGGAATTTCTGAGGGAAATCGAAACCTGGCGAGACGCGCTGGCCAAGAATCTCGCGCTCCGCAATCCCAGGCTCACCGTCCACGAGCTGAATTTTTCCGTCCAGCGCACCATCGACCGGCTGATTTTCCTCCGCATCGCGGAAGACCGGGGCATCGAACCCTATGCCCAACTGCAATCGCTGCTCAGCGGCCAGAATATCTATAGCCGCCTGCGCTATCTCTACAACCAGGCCGACGACCGCTACAACTCCGGCCTGTTTCACTTCCAGGCTGAGAAAGAACGCGCCGAAGCGCCGGACGATCTGACGCCCAGCCTCAAGATCGACGACAAAGTACTGAGAGACATCATCGGGCGGCTGTACTACCCCAGCAGCCCCTACGAATTCTCCGTCTTCCCCACGGAAATTCTCGGCCAGGTCTATGAGCAGTTTCTTGGGAAGGTCATCCGGCTCACCTCCGGGCATCAGGCCAAAATCGAAGAGAAGCCGGAGGTCAAAAAGGCCGGTGGCGTCTACTACACGCCCGCCTACATCGTTGAATACATCGTGAAGCACACCGTAGGGACTCTGTGTGAGGGCAAGACACCCAGGCAGATCGCCAAACTCACGATTCTCGATCCCGCCTGCGGATCGGGATCGTTCCTGATCGGCGCCTATCGCTATCTGCTCAACTATCACCGCGACTGGTACGCGAAAGATGGCCCGGAGAACCACCGCAAGGCACTCTTTCAGGCCGGCAGCGGGGAATGGCGGCTGACGACGCAGGAGAAGAAGCGGATTCTTCTGAACAATATCTACGGCGTGGACATCGACAGCCAGGCCGTCGAAGTCACGAAGCTCAGCTTGCTGTTGAAAGTCTTGGAAGGCGAGAGCGACGAAACGCTGAAACGGCAGCTCTCCTTCGTTCACGAGCGGGCCTTGCCGGACTTGGGACAGAACATCAAGTGCGGCAACAGCCTCATCGGACCGGACTATTTCGCTGGCCAACTCATGCCGGACGACGACGAGATGCGCCGGGTGAATCCCTTCGACTGGAAGGCCGAGTTTCCGGAGATATTCAAGGGGGACGGTCCTTCGACAGGCTCAGGACAAGGCTTCGATGCCGTGATCGGTAATCCACCGTATGTGCGGCAGGAGTCTCTGTCGGCATTAAAAGATTATCTCGCGCAACGCTACGAAGCCTTTGACGGAGTGGCGGATCTCTTCACATACTTCATGGAAAAGAGTGTCAGATTGCTTCGTGAAGGAGGACGCTTCAGCTTTATTGTCTCCAGCAGCTTTCTCCGCACCACCTACGGGGAGGCCTTGCGCCGTACGCTCAAGAAACACGCCGCCGTGCTGGGCATCCTGGACTTTGGCGGACTCGCCGTGTTCGAGAACGCCAAGGACACCTATGTCTGCATTCCGCTCCTGGCGAAAACGAAGCCGCCTCCCCGTATCGAAGTCTCGCGGATACCTTTGCTGGACTTTACGAGTCTTGACGATAGCGCGATCGAGCACCGCTTCACGATCCCGCAAGAGCGTCTCACGGAAAGCGTCTGGTCGTTGAAGTCAGACGAAGAGGCGGCAGTTTTTGAAAAAGTTTTGAATGCCGGAAAACCGCTAGGGGAATATGTGCAGGGCCAGTTCTTTCGCGGTGTAACATCTGGGCTTAATGACGCGTTCATTATCGACTCTGAAACCAGGAAAGCCCTCATTCGAAAGAACAAGGCGAACGAGGAGTTAATAAAACCGCTACTGGGTGGTGAGGATGTTCGACGCTACTTCATTGAAGATCCTGGTACGTGGCTCATTTTTGCCCGGCGAGGTGTTGATGCCGATCGCTATCCGGCTATTCGTGAACATTTGGCCAAATGGAAGGCTGAGCTAACCCCCAAGAAATCTTCAAGCGATAAGGTAGGACGGAAGCCAGGGCGATATGCGTGGTATGAGATTCAAGATGATGTAGCGTACTTCCCAATCTTTGACGGCCCCAAGATCATCTTTCCCGACATCTGCAAGGCGCCACGATTTTTCCTCGATCGCAGCGGCATGTATCTCGCCAATACGGCCTATTGTCTGGGCGTAGACGATCCCTACCTTCTTGGTATTCTCAATAGCCGCTTGTTCTGGTTTGCGATTAGCAACCTAAGCATCCCATTCGGCGTTCGTGCCGGGCAGTATCGCTATCGGCTCATCTACCAATATATGGAGAAGGTGCCGATTCGAATTATTGACTTCAACTCGAAGGCCGATAAGGAAAGGCATTGCCGGATAGTCTCGCTTGTCGAAGGCATGCTGAAGTTGCACCAGCGGCTCACTGATGCCAAGACACCTGCCGACAAAGACCGTTTACAACGTCAGATCGACGCAACCGATGAGGAGATCGACCGGTTGGTCTATGATCTCTACGGCTTAACGGAGGATGAGACCAAGATTGTTGAAGCCGCCTCGGTTGCATCTTCAGCCAAAGTGAAGGAGAATGACAGCCATGAATCAGACACCCAACCAGCCGATCAACCTGGCTCAGGCCGAGGCGCGGCTACAACAGTGGCGCAGCCAGCACAATACTCCAGCGAAGGTGGCGGCGGCTCACAGGAAGGTCTTGCTGGAGCGGGTGAGCCAGTCCATGGCGTTCGAGAACCAGCCGGTCAGTACGGATCGCCTCAAGACCCTGATGGCGAAGCCGAAGGCCAAGGCGAGTTAAGCTCCACGCGCGAATTCGATACGGCCGAAGGCCGCCTCTCCTATTCTGAACTCTCCGAACGTCTCGCGGTCCCACTGGTCGCGATCTGCGACGAGATTCTGCAAGCGCGTCCCGATCAGATTGTCATTACCTCCGAATGGCTTTGCCTCCGGCACAAACGTCTCGCCGGGCATCTCTATCCCGATTGGGCCGGTCGCTTCCGTGACGTGAACGTACAAGTCGGCGTCCATGTCCCGCCGCCGTTCTATGAAGTGCCGATCCATATGCGGCAGTTCTGCGACGATCTGGCCGAGCGTTTGCGGCACGATCCTGGCGCGGCGATCGGAAGCGCAGCGGAGTTTTTCTCCTGGGTTGATTGGCGCTTCCAGTGGATTCACCCGTTCAGGGATTTCAACGGACGGATCGGGCGAGTACTTTTGGCCGCGTTGCTCTATAAACTTGGATTGCCCCACGTCGAAACGGCATCTGCTGACCCAACTGTGCGCCGTGAATATCTCGAAGCCCTGCAAGCTGCAGACGAGGGGAGCCATGGCCCGCTCATAGATCTGTGGATTCGTCGAATCATCGAATCAACATAGCTGCATTTCGTTGACGTGACCTGTCATAAGACTTGGCTGGCGGTGTATGAGTCGAGGATGGGTTTTGGTGCTGCAGGGGTAAACCAATGAAAGCGATTGACCTGTTTGGAGATCTCGAAAAAAGCATTTTGCACATCATCGGTGCTGCGGATTTATACGCAATCCATCTCCTTGCAAGTTCACGGAAAGAGGAGCCCGACACGGAACTCGTTCAAAGCATTCTCGCGGGTAAGCACATCAGTACCGTCACAGTTCTTGGAATGCCATATACTGAAACAGAGAGAAAAGAGTTAGAGGAGAGAAGAATCTTTCGAGGTATTGGAAGCCAAATCGTGCTGGCTACATATACCGCGCTCGAGTCTTATCTGATAAATAAGTTCAGGGAATATTTTCGGTTCCGTTTTAGAGGTGCGGATGATGAGATGGTTGCGAAGGTCTTGGGAAAGTTTTCGTTTCGGAGCTTAAAGGACATAGCAAAACTGTACAAGGACGTTTTAGATATACATCTGCCATGTTTTGAAATTGACATGTATTTCATCGGTGCGAGTTCCTCCTTTAATCCCCAAAGGACGTGGGATGGTATTACGGCTATAGAAAAAGCCAGGCATGATATCGCTCATGAAGGGAAGGCTAAAAATTACAAAATTGGAATTTTGCCTGATGCATGGGAGCCGTTTGAGTTCGTGAGGCGTTGGGTTGGGTTGTTTGACGTGAACTTCGATTCCCTGGTTTATGAAGATAGGCCAACACCTTCTATCCAAGAATATCGAAAACGCGTAGCAATAGTTAAAGAGAACACTCGGTTCCAGAGCTAGGGAAGGTCTGATTAATTCAAAATTCGAGGGAGTCGGTCCCAGGAGGCGCTGGCCATCCGATGAAAAGGTGATGGAGTACACGACTCCGCTGTGGCCCTTCAGAGCCTGGAAGTTTCGCTCCACCGGAGGCGAAAAGCCTCCTCGCAGATGATTTCTGAGGCCTAAAAGAGTATCCTTCGACTTCAGGAGTCCCAAAAAGGATGATGCAACCAGCGGGGAACATAAGGGCAGTTCAAGTTGCCATTGCCGAAATGGTACGGCGCATTGTCGAGCGGTTCCATCCGGAGCGCATCGTTCTCTTTGGATCACATGCCCGTGGGACAGCCGGTCCACATAGCGATGTCGATTTGCTCGTCGTGATGCAGCCGCAGGGTTCCAAACGAAGGCGAGCGGTCGAGATCCATGGATTGCTGGCCGGCATAGGGATTCCCAAGGATGTCATTGTCGTGACTCCTGAAGAATTTGAAGCCTACCGAGACGCGCCAGGCACTGTGATAAGAACAGCGTGGCAAGAGGGGAAGATCTTGCATGACCGTGCGGCCTAAGGACGAAGATCTTGTCCGGGCTTGGATTCTAAAGGCCGAACATGACTTGCTCAACATCGAGAATAATCTCGCTGCGCGGGATATCCCGTGGGATACGGTAAGCTTCCATGCGCAGCAGTGCGCAGAGAAATACCTCAAGGCTCTCCTCGTTTTTCGACAAATCGATCCTCCGAAGATTCATGATCTGACCGAACTCTATGCGCTATTGCCGGAGGGCCTGCTGGGAGATTTCGACGTACGCTTGCTCGGTGAATTGAATCCCTACTCGATTGAAGGGCGATACCCTGGAGTTTGGGAGCCGGTTGAACAGGCAGAGGCAATACGTGCTGTTGAGGCTGCGAGAACGATCCGTCAGGCAATTCGCCGGATACTACCGGGCACCTGTCTCGTCTGAACTATACGGATATTGGAAGAAATGTG includes the following:
- a CDS encoding nucleotidyltransferase domain-containing protein, whose product is MMQPAGNIRAVQVAIAEMVRRIVERFHPERIVLFGSHARGTAGPHSDVDLLVVMQPQGSKRRRAVEIHGLLAGIGIPKDVIVVTPEEFEAYRDAPGTVIRTAWQEGKILHDRAA
- a CDS encoding HEPN domain-containing protein encodes the protein MTVRPKDEDLVRAWILKAEHDLLNIENNLAARDIPWDTVSFHAQQCAEKYLKALLVFRQIDPPKIHDLTELYALLPEGLLGDFDVRLLGELNPYSIEGRYPGVWEPVEQAEAIRAVEAARTIRQAIRRILPGTCLV